One Solanum lycopersicum chromosome 2, SLM_r2.1 genomic region harbors:
- the LOC101263972 gene encoding tetrahydroberberine oxidase-like — MITFNNLTIFFFLSICLISSSWANKTHDDFLKCLSHKIMNSNSKSQVIYTPKNSSYSTLYDSFSSNLRITSDFKPSIIFTPNDESQIQEAIHCSKKHGLQIRIRGGGHDYEGLSYISETPFVIIDLRNLRAISIDTEDKTAWIQAGARLGEVYYRIAEKSKKLAFVAGVCPTVGVGGHFSGGGYGMMSRKFGTAADNIIDAKLIDANGRIHDRESMGEDHFWAIRGGGGTSFGLIISWKVKLLDIPQKVTVFNVTRTLEQNATQLVYKWQHIADKVDDNLLLRIFLRSSESPIRRGQRTVHAFFTTMFVGGVDELLHEMKDKFPELGLVKEDCIEMSWIESILFFVGFPRGTSIDVLLDWDNSTYQSGFFKGKSDYVQRPIPINGLEGIWKLFNQVGENSAELQLSPYGGKLSEISESETPFPHRDGNIFMIHYGVNWGEMESSNKHISWIRNLYGYMARYVSRSPRAAYLNYRDLDLGVNNKGNTSYEQARVWGVKYFNNNFDRLVKIKTKVDPTNFFRNEQSVPPLYI; from the coding sequence atgattactttcAACAACTTAAcaatctttttctttctctcaaTTTGCCTAATTTCATCATCATGGGCTAACAAAActcatgatgactttcttaAATGCCTTTCTCACAAAATTATGaactcaaactcaaaatcacaAGTTATCTACACTCCTAAAAACTCATCATATTCCACCCTTTATGACTCTTTTTCAAGTAATCTAAGGATAACTTCCGATTTCAAACCATCAATTATTTTCACTCCTAATGATGAATCTCAAATCCAGGAAGCTATACATTGCTCCAAGAAACATGGCTTGCAAATTAGAATTCGAGGCGGTGGACATGACTATGAGGGACTTTCATACATTTCTGAAACCCCGTTTGTCATAATTGATCTTAGAAACCTAAGAGCAATATCCATTGATACGGAAGACAAGACTGCTTGGATTCAAGCTGGCGCGAGACTAGGGGAAGTTTACTATAGAATCGcggaaaaaagtaaaaaattagcCTTTGTTGCTGGGGTTTGCCCTACTGTTGGTGTTGGTGGACACTTTAGTGGTGGAGGGTATGGTATGATGTCACGAAAATTCGGTACTGCTGCTGATAACATCATTGATGCAAAGTTAATTGATGCTAATGGACGTATCCATGATCGAGAATCAATGGGTGAGGATCACTTTTGGGCTATTAGAGGAGGTGGAGGGACTAGTTTTGGTCTCATTATCTCATGGAAGGTGAAATTACTTGATATTCCACAAAAGGTAACCGTATTCAATGTGACACGAACGTTGGAACAAAATGCAACTCAGCTAGTCTACAAATGGCAACACATCGCGGACAAAGTTGATGACAATCTCCTCCTTAGGATCTTCCTGAGGAGTAGTGAGTCTCCAATCAGGCGTGGACAGAGGACTGTCCACGCCTTTTTCACTACAATGTTTGTTGGAGGAGTAGATGAACTCCTCCACGAAATGAAAGATAAGTTCCCGGAGCTAGGGTTAGTGAAGGAAGATTGCATTGAGATGAGTTGGATTGAATCTATACTCTTCTTTGTGGGTTTCCCTAGAGGCACATCAATTGATGTGTTACTAGATTGGGATAACTCAACTTATCAATCAGGATTCTTCAAAGGGAAATCAGACTATGTCCAACGTCCAATTCCTATAAATGGTCTTGAAGGTATATGGAAACTATTCAACCAAGTAGGCGAAAACTCGGCTGAATTACAATTAAGTCCCTATGGAGGAAAGTTGAGTGAGATATCGGAATCTGAAACACCTTTCCCTCATAGAGATGGAAACATATTCATGATCCATTATGGGGTGAATTGGGGTGAAATGGAAAGTTCTAATAAGCATATATCTTGGATTCGAAACCTTTATGGATACATGGCTAGGTATGTGTCAAGATCTCCTAGAGCTGCTTATTTGAACTATAGAGATCTTGATTTAGGAGTGAACAACAAAGGAAACACAAGCTATGAACAAGCAAGAGTTTGGGGAGTGAAATATTTCAACAACAACTTTGATAGATTGGTCAAAATCAAGACTAAAGTTGATCCAACAAATTTCTTTAGGAATGAACAAAGTGTTCCTcctctatatatataa